A genomic segment from Malus domestica chromosome 05, GDT2T_hap1 encodes:
- the LOC103408981 gene encoding uncharacterized protein: protein MNRVLAFPSPAVLLPASSTTPKDRPEDHSFDGIAPNVKLLLKLIQEHNEASTKDNDDRKMQRVAGMMTIIDDVKTRIQKSQTVGRRAELRLCNTDVRPNVLRDKRPPEPIIDEKEKLRRQLSASLAVRKSLEIMCSGLGKEKEIIALECARKVHELSGMEEHINDLRAQNEMLLAKVKVCAAEHKEKRCADGVEIHGNAALQERNKELSELLLKSLDGCRSLKRKIKDAQKENNGMHSAMEEMRVEVQEGLDRIHVLKEKIATKQAADIEEEISALEHLFECFSMKISKHEPKKGESAKHNTEINTT from the exons ATGAACCGGGTTCTAGCATTTCCATCTCCTGCAGTACTGTTGCCAGCTTCTTCCACAACCCCTAAAGACCGCCCAGAAGATCATAGTTTTGATG GCATTGCCCCCAATGTGAAGTTATTATTAAAGCTAATCCAAGAACATAACGAGGCCAGCACAAAAGACAATGATGACCGGAAGATGCAAAGGGTGGCGGGAATGATGACGATAATCGATGATGTTAAAACCCGGATTCAGAAATCTCAAACCGTTGGGCGGAGAGCAGAGCTCCGGCTATGCAATACAGATGTTAGGCCAAATGTTCTGAGGGACAAAAGGCCTCCGGAGCCAATAATTGATGAGAAAGAAAAGTTGAGAAGACAGCTTAGCGCGAGCTTGGCAGTGAGAAAGAGCCTAGAAATAATGTGTTCAGGCTTGGGAAAGGAGAAGGAGATTATTGCATTGGAGTGTGCGAGAAAGGTTCACGAATTGAGTGGGATGGAGGAACATATCAATGATCTTCGAGCACAAAACGAGATGCTGTTGGCAAAAGTAAAAGTTTGTGCAGCAGAGCACAAGGAGAAGAGGTGTGCAGATGGGGTAGAGATTCATGGGAATGCAGCACTCCAGGAGCGAAACAAGGAGCTTTCAGAGCTACTCCTTAAGTCCCTTGATGGTTGTAGATCCTTAAAAAGAAAGATCAAAGACGCACAAAAGGAAAACAATGGGATGCACTCTGCGATGGAGGAGATGAGGGTGGAAGTTCAAGAAGGCCTAGACCGAATACATGTCCTCAAGGAAAAGATTGCCACAAAGCAAGCAGCAGATATCGAAGAGGAGATTTCAGCATTGGAACATCTTTTTGAGTGCTTCAGTATGAAGATTTCGAAGCATGAACCGAAGAAAGGTGAAAGTGCAAAACACAACACTGAGATCAACACTACTTAA
- the LOC103408982 gene encoding protein BREAST CANCER SUSCEPTIBILITY 1 homolog isoform X2 → METPPPHLEKMGRELKCPICLSLLSSAVSLNCNHLFCNACIVKSMKSGSNCPVCKIPYRRREVRPAPHMDNLVSIYKSMEHASGINIFVTQNAPSTKSSDGKQQAEDDFSHGEHDLPEFQDRAEKQKTLRGKGSRKAKANLKSSGSISIKPSFPNKKRVQVPQCPISETPTRHQKLEGDLMADRAKQSSKTLKEKPVLNEKGEPVLSPFFWLNDKDVESLSQFSFGDQLTDLPSPNVPAFSDIKDSDDENSVRLTQPGEVHGTSAHAADLFDSEIFEWTQIPCSPELFPSPPKMQGTEMQVGEDENDRVLLKELKEILQNKKSVELSAKSARSKRNKKSTGNMDFLPDLPAAGTNAVTNESDKRGRKAKNLTKRKCATSHTDPGTDINVTSKGSEVFYEGQACENNGSSLAKTRKRSKKEHSSVVVTKPTYENVHVLSTRADSRINGDENGITVSPTSLGKNAGGDEPFSKKAGKMCREVNDKNKIDRPVRSKKQKMVSMRQTMLEEVSEIQKQANKDTPTELSLINLPTDNQKASESRNKSRKLARKDKLGDRELKRNKKVKVSSDDNSKDNTSVEIGEGHGHVNGNGNQPAEKSKGNCNVVTNQSPVQKLPSLTKNVVLKRCEAIPSKIQCAFCLASEESEASGDIGHYYNGKPVAADHNGGLKVIHAHRTCAEWAPNVYFEEDTAINLEAELTRSRKIKCSCCAIKGAALGCYEKSCRRSFHVTCAKLMPQCRWDTDNFVMLCPVHASSKLPNESPESQATRKKSNPKKQPNVECPKVAAKQDSNTPPDQKFCGPSKKLVLCCSSLTNAERESVAGFERLSGLMVLKNWDSNVTHVIASTDENGACKRTLKVLMGILEGKWILNVEWINACTEAMKLVDEEPYEIKVDIYGIRDGPRLGRLRLQNKQPKLFDGFKFYFMGDFLPSYKGYLQDLVIAAGGTILQRKPVPEGQKALSAGSPKCQTYIIYSLELPDQCHRSKKSTIFNTRQADAKALASSDGAMAVSNSWVLNSIAACKLQNLSDFE, encoded by the exons ATGGAGACTCCTCCGCCCCACCTCGAGAAAATGGGCAGAGAACTCAAGTGCCCCATCTg TTTGAGTCTACTGAGTTCTGCGGTTTCACTCAATTGCAATCATCTCTTCTGCAA CGCTTGCATTGTGAAGTCGATGAAATCGGGTTCCAATTGTCCTGTTTGTAAAATTCCATATCGGCGTAGGG agGTTCGCCCGGCTCCTCACATGGATAATTTGGTTAGTATTTACAAGAGCATGGAACATGCTTCGGGAATTAATATATTTGTCACTCAGAATGCACCCTCAACTAAATCATCAG ATGGAAAACAGCAAGCTGAAGATGATTTTAGCCATGGCGAGCATGATCTTCCTGAGTTTCAGGATAGAGCTGAGAAACAGAAAACCTTAAGAGGAAAAGGATCCAGGAAAGCTAAAGCCAACCTGAAAAGTTCTGGTTCTATTTCAATCAAACCTTCATTTCCAAACAAGAAAAGGGTTCAGGTTCCACAGTGTCCTATTTCAGAAACCCCAACACGCCATCAAAAGTTAGAAGGTGATTTAATGGCTGATCGAGCTAAGCAGAGTTCAAAAACACTAAAGGAGAAGCCTGTTCTAAATGAAAAGGGAGAACCGGTGCTGTCACCTTTCTTTTGGTTGAATGACAAAGATGTAGAaagtttgagtcagttttcttTCGGTGATCAACTTACCGATCTTCCATCTCCAAATGTTCCCGCATTCAGTGATATCAAAGACTCAGATGATGAAAACTCTGTTAGATTGACCCAACCG GGGGAAGTGCACGGTACATCTGCTCATGCTGCAGATTTATTTGATAGTGAGATTTTTGAATGGACACAAATACCTTGCTCTCCCGAACTCTTCCCAAGTCCTCCGAAGATGCAG GGAACTGAAATGCAGGTTGGAGAGGATGAAAACGATAGAGTTCTATTGAAGGAACTAAAAGAAATCTTACAAAACAAGAAATCAGTTGAGCTTTCTGCTAAAAGTGCAAGGtctaaaagaaacaaaaaaagtaCTGGAAATATGGATTTTCTTCCAGATCTTCCTGCTGCTGGAACTAACGCTGTTACTAATGAATCTGACAAGCGAGGTAGGAAGGCAAAGAATCTCACTAAAAGAAAGTGTGCTACAAGTCATACAGATCCAGGAACAGATATTAATGTCACTTCGAAGGGATCTGAGGTATTTTATGAAGGACAAGCATGTGAGAATAACGGTAGTTCTTTGGCTAAGACTCGCAAAAGGAGTAAGAAGGAACATTCATCTGTTGTTGTAACCAAGCCCACATATGAAAATGTTCATGTCCTCTCTACCAGAGCTGATAGTCGAATTAATGGTGATGAAAACGGGATAACTGTATCACCTACTTCATTGGGAAAGAATGCAGGCGGTGATGAACCGTTCAGTAAGAAAGCTGGAAAAATGTGTAGGGAGGTCAATGACAAGAACAAGATTGACCGCCCAGTAAggtcaaaaaaacaaaagatggtCTCCATGCGACAGACAATGCTTGAGGAGGTATCAGAAATACAGAAGCAAGCAAATAAGGATACTCCTACTGAGTTGTCTCTTATAAATCTTCCTACGGATAACCAGAAAGCCTCCGAATCCCGGAATAAATCCAGAAAACTTGCTAGAAAAGACAAGTTGGGAGATCGAGAACTGAAAAGGAACAAAAAGGTGAAAGTTTCTTCTGATGACAACTCAAAGGACAATACTTCTGTTGAGATTGGAGAAGGTCATGGGCATGTTAATGGAAATGGAAATCAACCTGCTGAGAAGAGCAAGGGCAATTGTAATGTTGTAACTAATCAATCACCAGTGCAGAAGCTTCCTTCATTGACAAAGAATGTGGTCTTGAAGAGATGTGAGGCCATTCCTAGTAAAATTCAATGTGCTTTCTGTCTTGCATCAGAAGAATCAGAG GCTTCTGGAGATATAGGTCACTACTATAATGGCAAGCCTGTCGCTGCGGATCACAATGGAGGACTCAAGGTTATACATGCACACAGGACCTGCGCTGAATG GGCTCCCAATGTCTACTTTGAAGAAGATACTGCTATTAATCTTGAAGCTGAATTAACTAGGAGTCGTAAAATTAAATGTTCTTGCTGCGCAATTAAAGGAGCAGCTCTTGGGTGCTACGAGAAGAGTTGTCGTAGGAGCTTTCATGTCACCTGTGCAAAGTTGATGCCTCAATGTCGATGGGATACT GACAATTTTGTTATGTTATGCCCCGTTCATGCCTCCTCTAAGTTGCCAAATGAAAGTCCTGAATCTCAAGCAACGAGGAAGAAGAGCAATCCTAAAAA ACAACCGAATGTTGAATGTCCTAAAGTTGCTGCTAAACAAGACAGCAATACCCCTCCAGATCAGAAGTTTTGTGGACCGTCCAAGAAATTGGTTCTTTGTTGTTCATCCCTCACAAATGCAGAGAGG GAGTCTGTCGCTGGATTTGAAAGATTATCTGGACTTATGGTTTTGAAGAATTGGGATTCTAATGTTACACATGTTATTGCATCGACAGATGAAAATGGAGCATGCAAAAGGACCCTCAAAGTTTTGATGGGTATCTTGGAGGGGAAGTGGATCCTGAATGTGGAGT GGATTAATGCTTGCACAGAGGCCATGAAACTAGTTGATGAGGAGCCTTATGAAATCAAGGTCGACATTTATGGAATCAGGGATGGTCCTCGACTTGGTAGACTAAGGCTGCAGAACAAG CAACCAAAGCTTTTTGATGGATTCAAGTTTTACTTCATGGGAGACTTTCTACCTTCGTACAAGGGGTATCTACAAGACCTTGTAATAGCTGCCGGAGGAACGATTCTGCAAAGAAAGCCTGTTCCAGAGGGCCAAAAAGCCTTGTCAGCCGGTTCCCCCAAATGTCAAACCTACATAATTTACAGCCTCGAGCTGCCTGATCAATGTCATCGTAGCAAGAAGAGTACGATTTTCAACACTAGGCAGGCTGATGCAAAGGCTTTGGCCAGTTCCGATGGAGCCATGGCAGTGAGCAATTCATGGGTTTTGAACTCCATTGCCGCCTGCAAGTTACAAAATCTTTCTGATTTCGAATAG
- the LOC103408985 gene encoding putative F-box/LRR-repeat protein 9 — protein MANIRLHRNPSNSSKKIRRILLTGCRSISDKGLSRVASELPLLEELDISFCEGISHKSLQAVGRSCPLLKSFKLDKCGLAKQLAARTLDEIRRFFFEYADEDALAIAGGMHGLQHLQLVGNPLSVMGLQKILYGCPHLKSLKLRWCSNINVATQVLEEDALHKLRSLEYSQFTDDKGLFSRSLMDFV, from the coding sequence ATGGCTAACATACGTCTTCATCGTAATCCTTCTAATAGTTCAAAGAAAATAAGGCGCATCCTACTTACGGGTTGCCGTAGCATATCAGATAAAGGGTTGAGTAGAGTGGCTTCAGAACTTCCTTTGTTAGAGGAGCTTGACATTTCCTTTTGCGAAGGGATCTCACATAAATCTCTACAAGCAGTTGGCCGCTCTTGCCCTCTCTTGAAATCATTCAAGTTGGACAAATGCGGGCTGGCGAAGCAGTTGGCCGCTCGTACCCTTGACGAGATTCGTCGCTTCTTTTTTGAGTATGCAGACGAAGATGCACTTGCTATAGCAGGAGGAATGCACGGATTACAGCACCTCCAACTTGTTGGGAATCCACTTTCTGTTATGGGATTGCAGAAAATTCTTTATGGTTGCCCTCATCTTAAGTCACTTAAACTGCGCTGGTGTTCAAATATTAATGTAGCCACCCAAGTTTTAGAAGAAGATGCGCTGCACAAATTAAGAAGTTTAGAATATTCCCAATTTACTGATGACAAGGGTTTGTTCTCAAGAAGTTTGATGGACTTTGTTTGA
- the LOC103435186 gene encoding pentatricopeptide repeat-containing protein At4g21065, translating to MLPKYSTLIHPTFAHKFSTSLTHNLKTHFSTFAPSSQTSPQNPIGHLLQKCIAFLQCCASSKSKLQQIHAFSIRHGVPLSNPDMGKHLIFSIVSLSAPVSYAHQIFSQIKNPNVFTWNTMIRGYAECQNPVPVIQLYHQMHQSSVQPDTHTYPFLLKAVAKLMDVGEGEKIHSVVVRNGFESLVFVKNALLHVYACCGHVESAHKVFESMSERDLVAWNSVINAFALNGRPNEALTIFRDMSLEGVEPDGFTMVSLLSACAEIGTLALGRRIHVYMLKVGLTGNSHATNALLDLYAKCGSIREAQKVFEVMDERSVVSWTALVVGLAVNGFGMEALELFKELKGEGLVPTEITFVGVLYACSHCGMVDEGFEYFRMMKEGYGIAPRIEHYGCMVDLLGRAGLVKRAYEYIMNMPMKPNAVIWRTLLGACTIHGQLALGETARARIRELEPGHSGDYVLLSNLYASEHRWSDVQKVRRTMLSEGVRKTPGYSIVELRNCIYEFTMGDRSHPQSEEIYAMLAEIARLLKPKGYVPHTANVLADIEEEEKENALSYHSEKIAVAFMLLNTAPGVPIRIWKNLRVCADCHLAFKLISKVYDREIVVRDRSRFHHFRDGSCSCRDYW from the coding sequence ATGCTCCCAAAGTATTCCACACTCATCCACCCAACTTTTGCACATAAATTCTCAACCTCCTTAACTCACAACCTCAAAACCCACTTCTCTACCTTTGCACCCTCCTCACAAACTTCCCCACAAAACCCAATTGGTCACCTTCTCCAAAAATGCATTGCTTTCCTGCAATGCTGTGCATCCTCCAAGTCCAAACTGCAGCAAATCCATGCCTTCTCCATAAGGCATGGGGTACCACTCAGCAACCCAGACATGGGCAAACACCTCATCTTCTCCATAGTCTCTCTCTCTGCTCCAGTTTCCTATGCCCACCAAATATTTTCCCAAATAAAAAACCCCAATGTGTTCACATGGAACACCATGATCAGAGGCTATGCTGAGTGTCAGAACCCAGTTCCTGTCATCCAACTTTACCACCAGATGCATCAAAGTTCCGTGCAACCTGATACACACACTTACCCTTTTCTTTTGAAGGCTGTGGCTAAGTTGATGGATGTTGGAGAGGGTGAGAAGATACATTCTGTTGTCGTAAGAAATGGGTTTGAGTCATTGGTGTTTGTTAAGAACGCATTGCTTCATGTTTATGCCTGTTGTGGGCATGTTGAGAGTGCACACAAGGTGTTTGAATCAATGTCTGAGAGAGACCTTGTCGCTTGGAATTCTGTGATTAATGCGTTTGCTTTAAACGGGAGGCCGAACGAGGCTCTGACGATTTTCAGGGATATGAGTTTGGAAGGTGTTGAGCCGGATGGGTTCACCATGGTTAGCTTGTTATCTGCTTGTGCTGAGATTGGGACTTTGGCTTTGGGTAGGAGGATCCATGTGTATATGTTGAAGGTGGGATTGACGGGAAATTCGCATGCTACGAATGCGCTGCTGGATCTTTATGCAAAGTGCGGAAGCATTAGAGAGGCGCAGAAGGTGTTTGAAGTGATGGACGAAAGGAGTGTGGTTTCTTGGACTGCTTTAGTTGTTGGGTTGGCTGTTAATGGGTTTGGTATGGAAGCACTTGAGCTTTTCAAGGAGTTGAAGGGAGAGGGATTGGTGCCCACTGAGATCACTTTTGTCGGCGTATTGTATGCCTGCAGCCATTGTGGGATGGTTGATGAAGGCTTTGAATACTTTCGAATGATGAAAGAGGGGTATGGAATTGCGCCGAGAATAGAACATTATGGTTGTATGGTTGATTTGTTAGGCAGGGCGGGCTTAGTGAAACGAGCATATGAATACATTATGAACATGCCCATGAAGCCGAATGCTGTTATTTGGAGGACCTTATTAGGAGCGTGCACGATACACGGGCAGTTGGCTCTTGGGGAGACTGCAAGAGCACGCATCCGCGAGTTAGAGCCTGGACACAGTGGGGATTATGTGCTCCTCTCCAATCTCTATGCATCTGAACACCGTTGGTCAGACGTCCAAAAGGTCAGGAGGACAATGCTTAGTGAAGGGGTGAGGAAAACTCCCGGATATAGTATTGTTGAGCTGAGGAATTGTATTTATGAGTTCACTATGGGTGACAGATCTCATCCACAAAGTGAAGAGATATACGCAATGCTAGCAGAGATCGCGCGATTGTTGAAACCGAAAGGGTACGTGCCACATACGGCAAATGTTCTTGCGGACatagaggaggaggagaaagaaaatGCTTTGTCGTATCATAGTGAAAAGATTGCAGTTGCCTTTATGCTCCTAAATACTGCACCAGGGGTCCCGATTAGGATTTGGAAGAACTTGAGAGTTTGTGCAGATTGTCATCTTGCATTTAAACTCATATCGAAGGTTTATGATCGGGAGATTGTTGTGAGGGATCGTAGTCGGTTTCACCATTTTAGAGATGGTTCTTGTTCTTGTAGAGATTACTGGTAA
- the LOC103408982 gene encoding protein BREAST CANCER SUSCEPTIBILITY 1 homolog isoform X1 → METPPPHLEKMGRELKCPICLSLLSSAVSLNCNHLFCNACIVKSMKSGSNCPVCKIPYRRREVRPAPHMDNLVSIYKSMEHASGINIFVTQNAPSTKSSEEIRCSATLQLNYGKQQAEDDFSHGEHDLPEFQDRAEKQKTLRGKGSRKAKANLKSSGSISIKPSFPNKKRVQVPQCPISETPTRHQKLEGDLMADRAKQSSKTLKEKPVLNEKGEPVLSPFFWLNDKDVESLSQFSFGDQLTDLPSPNVPAFSDIKDSDDENSVRLTQPGEVHGTSAHAADLFDSEIFEWTQIPCSPELFPSPPKMQGTEMQVGEDENDRVLLKELKEILQNKKSVELSAKSARSKRNKKSTGNMDFLPDLPAAGTNAVTNESDKRGRKAKNLTKRKCATSHTDPGTDINVTSKGSEVFYEGQACENNGSSLAKTRKRSKKEHSSVVVTKPTYENVHVLSTRADSRINGDENGITVSPTSLGKNAGGDEPFSKKAGKMCREVNDKNKIDRPVRSKKQKMVSMRQTMLEEVSEIQKQANKDTPTELSLINLPTDNQKASESRNKSRKLARKDKLGDRELKRNKKVKVSSDDNSKDNTSVEIGEGHGHVNGNGNQPAEKSKGNCNVVTNQSPVQKLPSLTKNVVLKRCEAIPSKIQCAFCLASEESEASGDIGHYYNGKPVAADHNGGLKVIHAHRTCAEWAPNVYFEEDTAINLEAELTRSRKIKCSCCAIKGAALGCYEKSCRRSFHVTCAKLMPQCRWDTDNFVMLCPVHASSKLPNESPESQATRKKSNPKKQPNVECPKVAAKQDSNTPPDQKFCGPSKKLVLCCSSLTNAERESVAGFERLSGLMVLKNWDSNVTHVIASTDENGACKRTLKVLMGILEGKWILNVEWINACTEAMKLVDEEPYEIKVDIYGIRDGPRLGRLRLQNKQPKLFDGFKFYFMGDFLPSYKGYLQDLVIAAGGTILQRKPVPEGQKALSAGSPKCQTYIIYSLELPDQCHRSKKSTIFNTRQADAKALASSDGAMAVSNSWVLNSIAACKLQNLSDFE, encoded by the exons ATGGAGACTCCTCCGCCCCACCTCGAGAAAATGGGCAGAGAACTCAAGTGCCCCATCTg TTTGAGTCTACTGAGTTCTGCGGTTTCACTCAATTGCAATCATCTCTTCTGCAA CGCTTGCATTGTGAAGTCGATGAAATCGGGTTCCAATTGTCCTGTTTGTAAAATTCCATATCGGCGTAGGG agGTTCGCCCGGCTCCTCACATGGATAATTTGGTTAGTATTTACAAGAGCATGGAACATGCTTCGGGAATTAATATATTTGTCACTCAGAATGCACCCTCAACTAAATCATCAG AGGAGATACGATGCAGCGCAACATTACAGTTGAATT ATGGAAAACAGCAAGCTGAAGATGATTTTAGCCATGGCGAGCATGATCTTCCTGAGTTTCAGGATAGAGCTGAGAAACAGAAAACCTTAAGAGGAAAAGGATCCAGGAAAGCTAAAGCCAACCTGAAAAGTTCTGGTTCTATTTCAATCAAACCTTCATTTCCAAACAAGAAAAGGGTTCAGGTTCCACAGTGTCCTATTTCAGAAACCCCAACACGCCATCAAAAGTTAGAAGGTGATTTAATGGCTGATCGAGCTAAGCAGAGTTCAAAAACACTAAAGGAGAAGCCTGTTCTAAATGAAAAGGGAGAACCGGTGCTGTCACCTTTCTTTTGGTTGAATGACAAAGATGTAGAaagtttgagtcagttttcttTCGGTGATCAACTTACCGATCTTCCATCTCCAAATGTTCCCGCATTCAGTGATATCAAAGACTCAGATGATGAAAACTCTGTTAGATTGACCCAACCG GGGGAAGTGCACGGTACATCTGCTCATGCTGCAGATTTATTTGATAGTGAGATTTTTGAATGGACACAAATACCTTGCTCTCCCGAACTCTTCCCAAGTCCTCCGAAGATGCAG GGAACTGAAATGCAGGTTGGAGAGGATGAAAACGATAGAGTTCTATTGAAGGAACTAAAAGAAATCTTACAAAACAAGAAATCAGTTGAGCTTTCTGCTAAAAGTGCAAGGtctaaaagaaacaaaaaaagtaCTGGAAATATGGATTTTCTTCCAGATCTTCCTGCTGCTGGAACTAACGCTGTTACTAATGAATCTGACAAGCGAGGTAGGAAGGCAAAGAATCTCACTAAAAGAAAGTGTGCTACAAGTCATACAGATCCAGGAACAGATATTAATGTCACTTCGAAGGGATCTGAGGTATTTTATGAAGGACAAGCATGTGAGAATAACGGTAGTTCTTTGGCTAAGACTCGCAAAAGGAGTAAGAAGGAACATTCATCTGTTGTTGTAACCAAGCCCACATATGAAAATGTTCATGTCCTCTCTACCAGAGCTGATAGTCGAATTAATGGTGATGAAAACGGGATAACTGTATCACCTACTTCATTGGGAAAGAATGCAGGCGGTGATGAACCGTTCAGTAAGAAAGCTGGAAAAATGTGTAGGGAGGTCAATGACAAGAACAAGATTGACCGCCCAGTAAggtcaaaaaaacaaaagatggtCTCCATGCGACAGACAATGCTTGAGGAGGTATCAGAAATACAGAAGCAAGCAAATAAGGATACTCCTACTGAGTTGTCTCTTATAAATCTTCCTACGGATAACCAGAAAGCCTCCGAATCCCGGAATAAATCCAGAAAACTTGCTAGAAAAGACAAGTTGGGAGATCGAGAACTGAAAAGGAACAAAAAGGTGAAAGTTTCTTCTGATGACAACTCAAAGGACAATACTTCTGTTGAGATTGGAGAAGGTCATGGGCATGTTAATGGAAATGGAAATCAACCTGCTGAGAAGAGCAAGGGCAATTGTAATGTTGTAACTAATCAATCACCAGTGCAGAAGCTTCCTTCATTGACAAAGAATGTGGTCTTGAAGAGATGTGAGGCCATTCCTAGTAAAATTCAATGTGCTTTCTGTCTTGCATCAGAAGAATCAGAG GCTTCTGGAGATATAGGTCACTACTATAATGGCAAGCCTGTCGCTGCGGATCACAATGGAGGACTCAAGGTTATACATGCACACAGGACCTGCGCTGAATG GGCTCCCAATGTCTACTTTGAAGAAGATACTGCTATTAATCTTGAAGCTGAATTAACTAGGAGTCGTAAAATTAAATGTTCTTGCTGCGCAATTAAAGGAGCAGCTCTTGGGTGCTACGAGAAGAGTTGTCGTAGGAGCTTTCATGTCACCTGTGCAAAGTTGATGCCTCAATGTCGATGGGATACT GACAATTTTGTTATGTTATGCCCCGTTCATGCCTCCTCTAAGTTGCCAAATGAAAGTCCTGAATCTCAAGCAACGAGGAAGAAGAGCAATCCTAAAAA ACAACCGAATGTTGAATGTCCTAAAGTTGCTGCTAAACAAGACAGCAATACCCCTCCAGATCAGAAGTTTTGTGGACCGTCCAAGAAATTGGTTCTTTGTTGTTCATCCCTCACAAATGCAGAGAGG GAGTCTGTCGCTGGATTTGAAAGATTATCTGGACTTATGGTTTTGAAGAATTGGGATTCTAATGTTACACATGTTATTGCATCGACAGATGAAAATGGAGCATGCAAAAGGACCCTCAAAGTTTTGATGGGTATCTTGGAGGGGAAGTGGATCCTGAATGTGGAGT GGATTAATGCTTGCACAGAGGCCATGAAACTAGTTGATGAGGAGCCTTATGAAATCAAGGTCGACATTTATGGAATCAGGGATGGTCCTCGACTTGGTAGACTAAGGCTGCAGAACAAG CAACCAAAGCTTTTTGATGGATTCAAGTTTTACTTCATGGGAGACTTTCTACCTTCGTACAAGGGGTATCTACAAGACCTTGTAATAGCTGCCGGAGGAACGATTCTGCAAAGAAAGCCTGTTCCAGAGGGCCAAAAAGCCTTGTCAGCCGGTTCCCCCAAATGTCAAACCTACATAATTTACAGCCTCGAGCTGCCTGATCAATGTCATCGTAGCAAGAAGAGTACGATTTTCAACACTAGGCAGGCTGATGCAAAGGCTTTGGCCAGTTCCGATGGAGCCATGGCAGTGAGCAATTCATGGGTTTTGAACTCCATTGCCGCCTGCAAGTTACAAAATCTTTCTGATTTCGAATAG
- the LOC103435187 gene encoding BAG family molecular chaperone regulator 2-like: MMKRRSNANGRARDSANSTTSVDEEVAWEMRPGGMLVQKRGEKSDAPAPNLRLRIAFGALRYEISASAQSTFGELKKVLTAETGLQPGEQRLLFRGKERENGEYLDMCGVKDRSKVVLVEDPASIARRAVEMRRNAKIQAAHRAILDVSREVDKLAEQVSAIEKSISNGVKVPELQITTLIEMLMRLAIKLDNISAEGDASAQKNLQGKRVQKCVESLDVLKISNAKVKPVVVTTKWEPVVTTKWETFDPPTTTAQWELFD, from the exons atgaTGAAGCGGAGGTCCAATGCAAACGGCAGAGCGCGGGATAGCGCCAACAGTACGACGTCGGTCGACGAGGAAGTTGCGTGGGAAATGAGGCCCGGAGGAATGCTGGTGCAGAAGAGAGGTGAGAAATCGGACGCTCCGGCTCCGAATTTGCGGCTTCGGATTGCTTTCGGTGCTCTCCGTTACGAGATCTCGGCCAGTGCTCAGTCCACATTCG GGGAGTTGAAGAAGGTTCTTACGGCAGAGACAGGGTTACAGCCTGGCGAGCAGAGGCTGTTATTCAGAGGAAAAGAGCGAGAAAACGGCGAGTACTTGGACATGTGCGGAGTCAAAGACCGGTCAAAAGTCGTACTGGTGGAGGACCCAGCGAGCATCGCGAGGAGGGCCGTTGAGATGCGTAGGAATGCCAAGATCCAGGCCGCACATCGCGCCATACTGGACGTGTCCAGGGAGGTTGACAAGCTCGCGGAGCAG GTCTCTGCAATTGAAAAATCCATCTCAAATGGAGTCAAAGTACCAGAACTTCAGATAACTACACTAATTGAGATGCTCATGAGACTAGCAATCAAGCTGGACAACATTTCTGCAGAAGGAGATGCTTCTGCTCAGAAGAATCTGCAG GGCAAGAGGGTGCAGAAATGTGTTGAAAGTCTGGATGTACTGAAGATATCAAATGCAAAGGTGAAGCCTGTTGTGGTGACAACCAAATGGGAGCCTGTTGTGACAACCAAGTGGGAGACTTTTGACCCTCCTACAACCACAGCTCAATGGGAGTTGTTCGACTAA